One region of Amphiprion ocellaris isolate individual 3 ecotype Okinawa chromosome 9, ASM2253959v1, whole genome shotgun sequence genomic DNA includes:
- the LOC111589177 gene encoding kelch-like protein 38, whose translation MDRPAVEVFHFKDKEQSSNLLLQLNRLRQENVLTDVLLCSDNTEIPCHRNVLVSSSPYFRAMFCNNFIERQQARIDLKGVTSAILSSIIDYVYTGLISISLDIVLPLMQAASMFQYGRLFEACSSFLQKQLSPDNCLSMIRLSDIMHCNSLRDKAKEMAMKSFSDVSASEDLCELSLLELMGYLEDDGLCAEEEQVFETLVAWIHHDPLSRRGSISDLFKKVRLRYLHPTYLFQFIANDPLIQSSTLCTELIESVRRLMFSVGTKCIEGTAVDFKPLWVAPRRYTYHDTLVVVGGRKNNEQTSREALVFDEKSQRWQNLSKLPVRLYKASYVALHSVLYVIGGLTTSAKRCEVSATVYTLSLKTNQWRTAEPMLEPRFAHQGVSYLHFIFVLGGLGPDRRLTDSVERYNSMFNQWESMAPMPEAVLHPAVAATNQRIYMFGGEDAMQNPVRIIQVYHIARNMWSKMENRTVKNVSAPAVVMDEKIYIIGGYTRRMIAYDTKANRFIKCANLKERRMHHSATVLNNKLYVTGGRYINGHHVIEDLDTFECYDVKTDTWTSKGTLPYKLFDHGSLTLTCASQTWAKS comes from the exons ATGGATCGACCAGCGGTTGAGGTCTTCCACTTCAAAGACAAAGAGCAGTCGTccaacctgctgctgcagctcaacaGACTGAGGCAGGAGAACGTTCTGACCGACGTGCTGCTGTGTTCTGATAACACAGAGATTCCCTGCCACCGGAACGTCCTGGTCTCCAGCAGCCCCTACTTCAGAGCCATGTTCTGCAACAACTTCATTGAGAGGCAGCAGGCCAGGATTGACTTAAAGGGCGTCACGTCGGCCATCCTGAGCAGCATCATTGACTATGTTTACACTGGACTCATTAGCATCAGCCTGGATATCGTGCTCCCTCTAATGCAGGCGGCATCCATGTTCCAATATGGCCGCCTTTTTGAGGCCTGCTCGAGCTTCCTTCAGAAGCAGCTGAGCCCAGACAACTGCTTGAGTATGATAAGACTGTCAGATATCATGCATTGCAACAGTTTGAGGGACAAAGCCAAAGAGATGGCGATGAAGAGCTTCTCCGATGTGTCAGCTTCTGAGGATCTGTGTGAGCTCTCCTTACTGGAGCTCATGGGATACCTGGAGGACGATGGTCTTTGTGCAGAGGAGGAGCAGGTCTTTGAGACACTTGTTGCTTGGATCCATCACGATCCTTTATCTAGACGTGGCTCCATCAGTGACCTTTTCAAGAAAGTTCGCCTCCGATATCTCCACCCCACTTACCTCTTCCAGTTCATAGCCAACGACCCTCTGATCCAGTCGTCCACCCTCTGTACTGAACTCATCGAATCTGTGAGACGCCTCATGTTTTCTGTAGGCACAAAATGCATAGAAGGCACTGCGGTGGACTTTAAACCTCTCTGGGTTGCACCGAGGCGCTACACCTACCACGATACACTGGTAGTGGTGGGAGGGAGGAAGAACAACGAGCAGACTTCGAGGGAGGCCCTAGTGTTTGATGAGAAGAGCCAGAGGTGGCAGAATCTTTCCAAGCTGCCTGTTCGTCTTTACAAGGCCTCATATGTCGCCCTTCACAGTGTCCTGTATGTCATCGGAGGCCTGACCACAAGTGCGAAGCGTTGTGAAGTCAGCGCGACTGTCTACACCCTCTCATTGAAGACCAACCAGTGGCGGACAGCAGAACCCATGCTGGAGCCTCGCTTTGCCCACCAGGGCGTCTCCTACCTCCACTTCATCTTTGTCCTTGGCGGCCTCGGACCCGACAGACGGCTGACAGACAGCGTGGAGAG GTACAACAGCATGTTCAACCAGTGGGAGTCGATGGCGCCGATGCCTGAGGCCGTACTGCACCCTGCAGTGGCCGCGACTAACCAGAGAATctatatgtttggaggagaggaTGCCATGCAGAACCCAGTCAGAATAATACAG GTGTATCACATTGCCAGGAACATGTGGTCCAAAATGGAGAACAGAACTGTGAAGAATGTGTCTGCTCCTGCTGTTGTTATGGATGAAAAAATCTATATCATTGGAG GATACACCAGGAGAATGATCGCATACGACACCAAGGCCAACCGGTTCATTAAATGTGCCAACctgaaggagaggaggatgCACCATTCTGCCACCGTCCTCAACAACAAACTCTACGTTACTGGCGGACGCTACATCAATGGGCATCATGTTATCGAGGACTTGGACACGTTCGAGTGCTACGATGTAAAGACGGACACTTGGACGTCTAAAGGGACTCTGCCGTATAAACTGTTTGACCACGGCTCCCTGACTCTGACATGTGCCTCACAGACATGGGCAAAATCATAG